One Natranaerovirga hydrolytica genomic region harbors:
- a CDS encoding TetR/AcrR family transcriptional regulator, whose product MVNLNSLSTSDKILYAAMEIISQEGLKGLTASKLAKIANISKSTVFHYYKSMDDIPALVLKTLYSEIFSPLEQVNYNSVYDYLNTVGLTSFSKDEQQRLLYKAFLSLYQESMHNLHLKEIVNICSKEFALVIYTQLRALIKGTIEDSQVKNITQLIFMTLDGICLHYLINGNQQEALTSWELFITALIKHYNLD is encoded by the coding sequence GTGGTAAATCTAAATTCTTTATCTACTTCGGATAAAATTCTATATGCAGCAATGGAAATCATAAGCCAAGAAGGTTTAAAAGGTCTAACTGCTTCAAAACTGGCTAAAATAGCCAATATAAGTAAAAGTACTGTGTTTCATTATTATAAAAGCATGGATGATATTCCTGCTTTAGTTCTAAAAACATTGTATTCTGAAATATTTTCTCCATTAGAACAAGTCAATTATAATAGTGTTTATGATTATCTTAACACCGTTGGACTGACATCTTTTTCAAAGGATGAACAACAACGCCTTCTTTACAAGGCATTTTTAAGTCTTTATCAAGAAAGTATGCATAATCTACATCTAAAAGAGATTGTAAACATTTGTTCCAAGGAATTTGCTTTAGTAATATATACTCAGTTAAGAGCATTGATAAAAGGCACTATAGAAGATAGCCAAGTTAAAAACATTACTCAACTTATATTCATGACATTAGATGGGATTTGCCTTCATTATTTGATTAATGGTAACCAGCAAGAAGCTCTAACTTCTTGGGAATTATTTATAACTGCTCTTATTAAACACTATAATTTGGATTAG
- a CDS encoding collagen-like protein, which yields MSRRKKKFFESEKDCNFSDMSCTTNWYNFCKHPKKPICPTGPTGLTGATGPTGATGPTGATGPTGATGPTGATGPTGATGPTGPADGPTGPTGPTGPTGPTGTVEPNPFQVYVQAGAVGGDGSQANPFGTIQEGVTAVLPTGTVHILEGTYPITSQITINKAGVTLQGYPNALVELQAPVIPFLVTGDGITIEGLTITSDIPYAVEFIQFAGTNHRLIDNVIFGPPQAGPSTGWVVNRGFLTQGNVEDLIVQDNIFYSLRQPAYLNPNSTGHIVNNVVYNTRGFVVDGAIFVFSGNSWGIPENAVDIALLVGTPVGPPYDPIAVLSANNSDASISDQR from the coding sequence ATGAGTCGAAGAAAGAAAAAGTTTTTTGAAAGTGAAAAAGATTGTAATTTTAGTGATATGAGTTGTACTACTAATTGGTACAATTTTTGTAAACATCCAAAAAAACCTATTTGTCCTACCGGGCCTACTGGACTGACTGGCGCTACTGGACCGACTGGCGCTACTGGACCGACTGGCGCTACTGGACCGACTGGCGCTACTGGACCGACTGGCGCTACTGGACCAACTGGCGCTACTGGACCAACTGGGCCGGCAGATGGTCCTACTGGTCCTACTGGTCCTACTGGTCCTACTGGTCCCACTGGAACTGTTGAACCCAACCCATTTCAAGTGTATGTTCAGGCTGGAGCAGTTGGTGGCGATGGTTCACAAGCCAATCCCTTTGGAACAATACAAGAAGGTGTTACAGCTGTACTTCCAACAGGAACGGTTCATATCCTAGAAGGAACTTACCCCATAACTTCTCAAATAACGATTAATAAAGCAGGAGTAACATTACAAGGATATCCAAATGCTCTAGTAGAGCTCCAAGCACCTGTAATTCCTTTTCTAGTCACAGGAGACGGTATAACTATAGAGGGCTTAACCATTACAAGTGATATCCCATATGCTGTTGAATTTATTCAATTTGCTGGAACGAATCATAGACTAATTGATAATGTTATATTTGGACCACCTCAAGCAGGCCCATCAACCGGTTGGGTTGTCAATCGTGGGTTTCTCACACAAGGCAATGTGGAGGATCTCATTGTTCAGGATAATATTTTTTATTCACTCAGACAACCTGCTTATTTAAATCCAAATTCAACTGGTCATATCGTCAACAACGTGGTCTATAATACCCGCGGCTTCGTAGTAGATGGCGCAATATTTGTTTTCTCTGGCAACTCATGGGGCATCCCCGAAAATGCCGTTGATATTGCGTTATTAGTAGGGACACCCGTAGGACCACCTTACGATCCTATAGCTGTGTTATCTGCAAATAATAGTGACGCTTCCATTAGTGATCAGAGATAA
- a CDS encoding DUF4334 domain-containing protein: MNENKKQLIKLLEKGTTQQEAFAFYDKLEPVDVEKMVGKWKGKELPSGHPMDGVLTLFPWYGKQFIDKETVHPLVFKERSGKKFLVNPDQVFKYYIKVMKSKILKKMINNRNVNPHKYDWILKCFRTKYSKARLRQIEYRGKVSTAMIYDNVPIIDVFRKLDNNTVIGVMDVKGSFDDLGYFFILKKVN, encoded by the coding sequence ATGAATGAGAATAAAAAACAATTGATAAAACTACTAGAAAAAGGGACGACACAGCAAGAAGCTTTTGCTTTTTACGATAAACTTGAGCCTGTAGATGTTGAGAAAATGGTAGGCAAATGGAAAGGTAAGGAACTACCTTCCGGACACCCGATGGATGGGGTGCTGACCTTATTTCCATGGTATGGAAAACAATTCATCGATAAAGAAACGGTACACCCATTAGTTTTTAAAGAAAGAAGTGGCAAAAAGTTTCTAGTTAATCCAGACCAAGTGTTTAAGTATTATATTAAAGTAATGAAATCAAAAATACTTAAGAAGATGATAAACAATAGAAATGTTAATCCACATAAATATGATTGGATATTAAAATGTTTTAGAACTAAATATTCTAAAGCACGACTTCGTCAAATTGAGTATAGAGGAAAAGTAAGTACTGCAATGATTTATGATAACGTGCCTATTATTGATGTTTTTAGAAAATTAGATAATAATACAGTAATAGGTGTAATGGATGTAAAAGGTAGTTTTGATGATTTGGGATATTTTTTTATATTAAAAAAAGTTAACTAA
- a CDS encoding EFR1 family ferrodoxin (N-terminal region resembles flavodoxins. C-terminal ferrodoxin region binds two 4Fe-4S clusters.) encodes MKKAIIYYFSGTGNTWWLSKELKKQLNLNNWEVDYFSIECIQTIDILTQIKDVHHIIFGFPVYGSTAPRPMLNFIHNFPKANHSQSISVFATQALASGDTAYFVGKQLIQKGYCLNQTMHFRMMNNLHLPKFRFYPPKNDDRVISLHHKNLPKIKKLALYITQNEKVLHGKYSLGIIIGAFQRSHIDKLIHTAGKRFTVDTSRCINCDQCIKICPTKNIVGSNNTYDFKKNCVFCLRCYSQCPTHAILIGEHSKDVEKFPRYKGPQDGFDVNFLIKK; translated from the coding sequence TTGAAAAAAGCAATTATTTACTATTTTAGCGGGACAGGTAATACTTGGTGGTTATCCAAAGAACTTAAAAAGCAACTGAACCTTAATAACTGGGAAGTCGATTATTTCTCCATAGAATGCATTCAAACTATAGATATTTTAACACAGATTAAAGACGTCCATCATATAATATTTGGTTTTCCTGTTTATGGTTCCACTGCGCCAAGACCCATGCTTAATTTCATTCACAACTTCCCCAAAGCTAATCATTCTCAATCCATCAGTGTTTTTGCTACGCAAGCCTTAGCTTCTGGAGACACAGCCTACTTTGTGGGAAAACAACTTATCCAAAAAGGATACTGTCTTAATCAAACAATGCATTTTAGAATGATGAATAATCTTCATTTACCGAAGTTTAGATTTTATCCTCCAAAAAATGATGACCGAGTGATCTCACTTCATCATAAGAATTTACCAAAGATAAAAAAGCTTGCACTTTACATTACTCAAAATGAAAAGGTGCTTCATGGTAAATATTCTTTAGGTATTATCATAGGTGCTTTTCAACGGAGTCATATTGACAAACTCATTCATACTGCAGGTAAACGATTCACAGTCGATACCTCTCGTTGTATCAACTGTGATCAGTGCATAAAAATTTGTCCAACTAAAAACATTGTTGGGTCTAACAATACCTATGATTTTAAAAAGAACTGCGTCTTTTGCTTGCGCTGCTATTCCCAATGCCCGACTCATGCAATTTTAATTGGTGAACATTCAAAGGATGTAGAAAAATTCCCTAGATATAAAGGCCCACAGGATGGTTTTGATGTTAATTTTTTAATAAAAAAATAG
- a CDS encoding DUF6036 family nucleotidyltransferase — protein sequence MNMDKQALISAFQDMEDFAILKKIDCPPIYLLGGSACIVEGYLDRVTRDIDIIDLHYSANVGRLFRILGEVDYLDIYLTTLAEGYSQRAIRVREIKHIEVYALSVEDIIVTKIGRYSGKDKEDIKELLKKANKETINVLIEDVKKRENISHILKAYFLENVKKFRRDFCV from the coding sequence ATGAATATGGATAAACAAGCACTTATCTCAGCATTTCAAGATATGGAAGACTTTGCTATATTAAAGAAAATAGATTGTCCACCTATTTACTTATTAGGCGGTTCAGCTTGTATTGTGGAAGGATACTTAGATAGAGTCACTCGTGATATAGATATTATAGACTTACATTATTCAGCAAATGTGGGAAGGTTATTTAGGATACTAGGTGAAGTAGATTATTTGGATATATATTTGACAACTTTAGCAGAAGGATACTCACAAAGAGCAATACGGGTAAGAGAAATAAAGCATATAGAAGTTTATGCATTAAGTGTAGAAGATATTATTGTAACTAAGATTGGTAGATATTCTGGTAAAGACAAAGAAGATATTAAAGAATTGCTTAAAAAGGCAAATAAAGAAACAATCAATGTATTAATTGAGGATGTAAAAAAAAGAGAAAACATTAGTCATATTCTTAAGGCGTATTTTCTAGAGAATGTAAAAAAGTTCAGGAGGGATTTTTGTGTATAA
- a CDS encoding MmcQ/YjbR family DNA-binding protein, protein MQYKWLDEYLLSKVGATKDFKEEWQWHRYLIGGKMFGAICKNKVGEPIVTVKCDPLFGESLRNQYADVNEGYYMNKVHWNSVNLESDVPETVIKLMVDQSYQLVFNALSKKMQREIAAE, encoded by the coding sequence ATGCAATACAAATGGCTAGATGAATATTTGTTATCAAAGGTAGGTGCTACAAAAGATTTTAAAGAAGAATGGCAATGGCATAGATATTTAATTGGAGGAAAGATGTTCGGAGCTATTTGTAAAAACAAAGTAGGAGAGCCCATCGTAACAGTGAAATGTGATCCTTTGTTTGGAGAATCACTAAGAAATCAATATGCTGATGTTAATGAAGGCTATTATATGAATAAAGTCCACTGGAATTCTGTAAATCTAGAAAGCGACGTTCCAGAGACTGTCATTAAACTTATGGTTGATCAATCTTACCAATTGGTTTTTAATGCTCTAAGTAAAAAAATGCAAAGAGAAATAGCAGCAGAGTAA